Proteins from a genomic interval of Papaver somniferum cultivar HN1 chromosome 4, ASM357369v1, whole genome shotgun sequence:
- the LOC113273756 gene encoding peroxidase N1-like, with protein MAYYTHTSVALLYILVNIFMMLNSNIISVEAQTRVGFYSSSCPRAEAIIRATVNTHFQSDPTIAPGLLRMHFHDCFVEGCDASILINGTSTEKTAAPNLLLRGYEVIDDAKTQLEAACPGVVSCADILAIAARDSVVVSGGARWSVPTGRLDGRVSLASDTDNLPAFTDSIEIQIEKFDDKGLNIQDLVSLVGAHTIGTASCFTFRYRLYNFNGTGAADPTINPSFLTALRNLCPDNGDGSIRVAMDTGSETRFDQSYYTNLRNGRGVLESDQKLWNDTTTQTFVRRFSGPFRGLSGLVFNVEFGRSMVKMSNIQVKTGAQGEIRRICSAIN; from the exons ATGGCATATTATACACACACTTCTGTTGCTCTCCTTTATATTTTGGTGAACATTTTCATGATGTTGAACAGTAACATCATTTCCGTTGAAGCACAAACCCGAGTAGGATTTTACTCGAGTTCTTGTCCAAGAGCTGAAGCAATCATTCGAGCAACAGTCAATACCCATTTTCAATCAGATCCTACCATTGCTCCTGGTTTGCTTAGAATGCATTTTCATGATTGTTTCGTTGAAGGATGCGATGCATCTATCCTTATTAATGGAACTTCCACAGAAAAGACTGCTGCCCCTAATCTTCTATTGAGAGGTTATGAAGTTATTGATGATGCAAAAACACAGCTTGAAGCTGCTTGCCCTGGCGTCGTTTCTTGTGCTGATATTCTTGCCATTGCTGCTCGCGACTCTGTTGTCGTG AGTGGAGGTGCAAGATGGTCAGTACCAACAGGTCGGCTAGACGGTCGGGTATCATTAGCATCAGATACTGATAATCTACCTGCTTTTACAGACTCTATTGAAATTCAAATAGAGAAGTTTGATGATAAAGGACTTAATATTCAAGATCTCGTTAGTTTAGTTG GTGCCCATACAATTGGGACAGCATCTTGTTTTACCTTCCGATACAGATTATACAATTTCAATGGAACTGGAGCTGCCGACCCGACAATCAACCCATCGTTTCTTACTGCCTTACGAAATCTTTGTCCTGACAACGGCGATGGATCTATACGTGTAGCAATGGATACTGGTAGCGAAACCAGATTCGACCAAAGTTACTACACAAACTTGAGGAACGGAAGAGGAGTTCTAGAATCTGATCAGAAGTTATGGAATGATACAACCACACAAACTTTTGTTCGACGCTTTTCAGGTCCATTTAGAGGCTTGAGCGGATTGGTATTCAATGTGGAGTTCGGTCGGTCTATGGTGAAAATGAGTAATATTCAAGTGAAAACTGGCGCACAAGGCGAGATCCGAAGAATTTGTTCTGCCATTAATTAA